TATAGGGGTAGCGTTTGTTGGGAGTATTGCTGCGGTGTTCTTCATTGCTGTTGATAATGGGGTATGACAGCAGCGGGTGAAAGATTTTTTTATCGCCATCATAGAGGCACAGCGCCACGCTGCTAACCTGGATATGAGCTGCCAGCTCCGCCATGATTTGCAACAGGTTTTGGGCGTTGAGCCGATCGTGATTAATTAGCTGAAACCATTGGCTGCTTAAGGCTCGGTGGTCGCTAGTGCGCAGGCGAGCTAGCTCGGCTTTAAGTTGTTGAACTTCGGCGCTTAGGTCTGCATAAGAGGGTTGTTGACTCATAAGATAAGCTACGGCAAGTGGTAGTCACTTATAGTATGGCTTACAAAAGGAGGTTTTGCTGGCAAATACAGGCCCAGATTCTCTGGACCTGACAGTTTGGCTTAGCCGTGGTTGCTGAGCAGCTGCTGGTGTTGGCTGGCGTTGAGGCGGGGGCCGTAGTGGCTAACCACCTCGGCCGCAGCGCGGCAGGCGAGTTGACCGGCTTGGCTAAAGCTCTGGCCCTGGCTGAGGGCATATAAGAAGGCACCGGCAAACATATCGCCTGCGCCATTGCTGTCTACCGCTGTAACGGGATGGCCAGCTATTTCTATGAGCTGCTCGCCATCAAACAGTAGCGCGCCTTTGGCGCCTAAGGTAACGACAAATTGCTTGGCCAAGGTTTTTAGGGTGGCGACCGCTTCAGCTAGGTTGTTGCTGTTGCCCCAGCCCATGGCTTCGGCCTCATTGCAAAACAGCAAGTCTACGCCATCGCCTATCATTGCGATTAAGCCCTCTTTAAAAAACTGCACCATGCCGGGGTCGGACAGGCTGATGGCGGTTTTAACCTGATGTTGCTCGGCAATCTCCCTCGCTTTGATCGCGGCGGCGCGGCCAGTAGCAGAGGTAACAAGATAGCCTTCGTAATACAGGTATTCAGAATTGGCGATGGCGTCGGCATTAAGCTCTTGCTCAGACAAGGTTTCGCTAATCCCTAAAAAGGTATTCATGCTGCGCTCAGCATCGGGGGTAATAAGCACCAAACATTTACCGGTAATTCCCTCGGGCTTGACGCTAGCAAAGTCGCTATCGACTTGCGCGGCTTTTAAGTCATCTAGATAAAACTGGCCGTTGTCGTCGTTGGCGACCTTGCAGCTGTAGTAATTACGGGCACCAAAATAACTGGCGGCGATAATAGTGTTGCAGGCCGAACCGCCGCAGGCGCGTTTAGAATGCACTAAATGGCCTTGCAAGTGGCTGAGTAATTCATGCTGCCTGGCCTCATCCACTAAGGTCATCAGGCCTTTATCCACAGCCATGGCGCTTAGCTCTTGGTCTTGCACTTCTATTTCTGTGTCTACCAAGGCCGCGCCTAGGC
This portion of the Dasania marina DSM 21967 genome encodes:
- a CDS encoding adenosine kinase → MKQYHIYGLGAALVDTEIEVQDQELSAMAVDKGLMTLVDEARQHELLSHLQGHLVHSKRACGGSACNTIIAASYFGARNYYSCKVANDDNGQFYLDDLKAAQVDSDFASVKPEGITGKCLVLITPDAERSMNTFLGISETLSEQELNADAIANSEYLYYEGYLVTSATGRAAAIKAREIAEQHQVKTAISLSDPGMVQFFKEGLIAMIGDGVDLLFCNEAEAMGWGNSNNLAEAVATLKTLAKQFVVTLGAKGALLFDGEQLIEIAGHPVTAVDSNGAGDMFAGAFLYALSQGQSFSQAGQLACRAAAEVVSHYGPRLNASQHQQLLSNHG